The proteins below come from a single Anaerobacillus alkaliphilus genomic window:
- a CDS encoding heptaprenylglyceryl phosphate synthase — MLEYHEWKHVFKLDPNKEINAHDLERICESGTDGIIIGGSDGVTEDNVIDLLMRIRRYSVPCALEVSSIDVVIPGFDYYFIPSILNSNSTDWITGLHHQAVKEFGAIMNWDEIIMEGYCVLNPNSKVAGLTEANTELAMEDIVAYAQMAEKMFRFPIFYLEYSGTYGDLEVVKEVSDELQTTKLFYGGGIQTLEQAKEMAQYADTIVVGNIIYDNLETALSTVKCKS; from the coding sequence ATGCTGGAATACCATGAATGGAAACATGTATTTAAATTGGATCCAAATAAAGAAATAAACGCTCACGATCTTGAGCGAATTTGTGAGTCAGGAACAGATGGCATTATCATTGGCGGAAGTGATGGTGTAACAGAAGATAATGTCATAGATCTTCTCATGAGAATTCGACGCTACTCTGTGCCTTGTGCTTTAGAAGTTTCTTCCATAGATGTAGTAATTCCAGGGTTTGACTATTACTTTATCCCTTCTATTTTGAACAGTAATTCAACAGATTGGATTACAGGATTACATCATCAGGCTGTAAAAGAATTTGGAGCAATTATGAATTGGGATGAAATTATTATGGAAGGTTATTGTGTCTTAAACCCGAATAGTAAAGTTGCAGGTTTAACAGAGGCTAATACTGAGCTAGCGATGGAAGACATTGTAGCCTATGCCCAAATGGCAGAAAAGATGTTCCGGTTCCCAATCTTTTATTTAGAATATAGCGGAACTTACGGAGATCTTGAAGTAGTAAAAGAAGTAAGTGATGAACTACAAACAACGAAGCTCTTTTATGGCGGCGGAATCCAAACGCTAGAGCAAGCGAAAGAAATGGCACAATACGCAGATACAATCGTTGTCGGAAATATTATTTATGATAATCTAGAAACAGCACTTTCTACTGTGAAATGTAAATCTTAA